Genomic segment of uncultured Desulfobacter sp.:
CCCCCAAAGACCGGGTGGACATGGTCATCACCAACCCGCCCTTCGGCGGCGTGGAAGAGGACGGTATTGAGTCCAATTTCCTGAAAAAATACCAGACCCGGGAAACAGCAGATCTTTTCATGGCCCTGATCATGCACCTGCTCAAACACGGCACCGGCAAGGCTGCCGTCGTGCTGCCGGACGGCTTTCTCTTTGGGGAAGGGGTAAAGACCACCCTCAAACGGGAACTGCTTGAAGGATTCAACCTGCACACCATTGTGCGTCTGCCCAAAGGGGTGTTCAGTCCCTACACCGGTATTGCCACCAACATCCTCTTCTTTGAAAAAGGCGGACCGACCAAGACGGTATGGTTCTTTGAGCACCCCTATCCGAAAGGCTACAAATCCTACTCCCGGTCCAAACCGTTGACCATTGCTGAATTCGATCTTGAAAAAGCGTGGTGGGGCGGCGCTTCCCGCCGTGGCCGCAAAACCACCGAGCATGCCTGGAAAATCCCGGCCAAGGAGTTGACAACTCGCAACTACAACCTTGATTGCAAAAACCCCTACGAAGAAAAAGTCACCCACCGTGCCCCCCGGGAGTTGATGGCCGAATATCAGGAGATCGTGAAAAAACTCAACAAGGCACAGGCTGCATTGAAAACTGAATTAATGGCCTGCCTTAAGGGAAACCCATGAACAATACCCATTTAACAACGGCTGAATACCGCGACTGGATCAAAGAGATCAAACATCGGGTACGGCAGGCGCAGGTAAAGGCAGCGGTACAGGTCAATACCGCTTTGCTGACCTTTTACTGGGAGCTGGGTACGGATATTGTGGAACGCCAGAAAACGGCCAAGTGGGGCAGTGGATTTTTGAAACGGCTCAGCGCGGATCTGATGGTGGAATTTCCCGATTTAAAAGGGTTTTCATACAGGAATATAAAATACATAAGAAGCTGGTGTCTCTTTTATTCAGAAGGGATTGCCAATTGAAAAGCAGGCCGAGCCCCCAATCGCCGGCACAGAAAAAAGGCAACAAGCTGTTGCCCAATTGGTGCAAATCCCATGGAGCCATAATCTGATCATCATCTCCAAGTGCAAAGAGATCACGGAAGCGCTCTATTATGTTAACAAGACAATGGAGCATAACTGGAGCCGCAATGTGTTGACGCATCAAATTGAGAGCGGACTGTATCAGCGAGGAGGAAAAGCCGTGACCAATTTTGCAAAGACGCTGCCCGCCCCGCAGTCGGACCTGGCCCGGGAATTGATTAAAGATCCCTATAATTTCGACTTTTTGGCGCTGACCGAAGACTATAACGAACGGGAACTGGAAAAGGCTTTAACCGACCATATCACCAAATTCCTGTTGGAGCTTGGTGCCGGGTTTGCCTATGTGGGCCGTCAAAAAGGGATTCAGGTGGGCAATCGGGAGTTCTTTCTGGACCTGCTGTTTTATCACACCAGACTGCATTGTTATGTGGTGATCGAACTGAAGACCGGCGAGTTTGAACCGGAGTATGCGGGAAAGCTAAATTTTTATTTAAAAGCGGTGGATGAACAAATCCGCTGTGAGCGGGACGAGCCGACCATCGGCATCCTGCTGTGCAAATCCCGGGACAAGGTGGTGGTGGAATATGCCCTGAGTGATATCCATAAACCCATGGGTGTTTCACAATATCAGCTCACCCGGGCGCTGCCGGACAATTTAAAACCGAGCCTGCCCTCCATTGAAGAACTGGAAGCGGCATTCGGCAATTCAGAGGACGATGATGAATAGAGAAACCGCCACCCTGCTTGAACAGCACTTTGACACCGCCTTTGCCGCGCCTGACGGTGTTGCCAAATTGCGGGAATTAATCTTAACTCTTGCCATGCAGGGTGGGTTGGTGGAGCAGGACACCAATGATCCGCCTGCTGGCGAACTTCTGAAAGAGCTCAAAGCAGAAAAACAGAAATTAATTAAAGAAAAGAACATCAAAAAATCCAATCCCTTGCCAACCATTAATTCAGAGGAAATCCCTTATGCACTGCCGCAGGGGTGGGAGTGGGTGAGGTTAGGAGAACTGATCGAGCTCATCTCCGGCCAACACCTTACTCCAGATAAGTACAATGAAAACGGAATTGGTCATCCTTACTACACTGGCCCTGCTGATTTTGGAGCAATGCATCCCCATGCGTCACGATGGACAAACATTGATAGGGCTATGGCTATTAAGGACGACATCCTTCTCACTGTAAAAGGTGCGGGAGTTGGTAAAACAAATATATTATCAGACGAGACGGCGGCAATCAGCCGCCAGCTTATGGCATTGCGGGTTACCCGAATCAATCGTGACTATATTTTGAGGTTTCTTGATACTATTTTCTATGAACTCCAAGCCTTAGCGGTTGGTATAGCTATCCCTGGGATTAGCCGAAATGATGTATTGTTAAGAAAAGTTCCTCTGCCGCCGTTACCAGAACAACACCGCATTGTCGCCCGCATCGACCAATTGATGTCACGTTGTGATGAGTTGGAAAAGTTGCACAAGGAGAGGGAGGAGAAGCGGTTGGCTGTCCACGCCGCTGCCGTCAGAGGACTGCTCGACGCTTCGGATGACTCGGCCTGGGACTTTATCGAACAGCACTTCAGCGAACTCTACACCGTCAAGGAAAACGTCGCTGAACTGCGCAAGGCCATCCTCCAGCTCGCTGTCATGGGCCGCCTCGTTCCCCAGGACCCCAATGACCCGCCCGCCGGCGAGCTGCTGAAAGAGATCAAAGCCGAAAAGCAGCGATTGATCAAAGAAAAAAAAATAAAAAAGTCCAAACCACTGCCTTCCATTAAGCCAGAGGAAGTTCCTTTTAACCAGCCACAAGGGTGGGCATGGGTAAGGTTGGGTGATGCAATGATAAAAATAACTGACGGAACTCATCACTCACCACCAAATAACGAAACAGGCGATTACTTATACATTTCCGCTAAAAACATCAAAGAGAATGGGGTCTTTTTGAATAACGTAACCTATGTAACGAAAGAGGTTCACAACGAAATTTTTTCCAGATGCGATCCTGAATTCGGTAATATTCTGTACATTAAAGACGGCGCAACAACAGGAATTGTTACCATAAATAATTTAACACAACCGTTTTCTATGCTTTCCAGTGTAGCCTTACTCAAACAGCCTCAGCAAATGAACAATTATTATCTCTTATTTACTCTCAGATCACCGTTTTTCTATGAAGAAATGCGAGCAGGAATGACTGGGGTAGCCATCACTCGTGTTACTTTAAAAAAATTACACGATGCTCTTATTCCACTCCCCCCACTTCCCGAACAACAGCGCATTGTCACCCGCATCGACCAGTTGATGGCCTTATGCGACAGGTTGGAACAGCACATTGACGCAGCCACCGGCAAGCAAACCGAACTTCTCAACGCCGTGATGGCTCAGGTATAGGCCAAAAGATAATCAATAAACGCCTGGTTGGCCCGGGACAGATGACGGTTTTCCTTCCAGGCAATATCAAGGTCAAGAAAAAAAGGGGGCGAAAAGGAGACTGCGGCCAGATCTTCATCTGCGGCAGCCACCATTTTTAAGAAGGTGGAGATCCCCATACCCTTTTTAATCAGGGAGCGAACCAGAGAAAATAGATTGGTTTGAAATACAACCTCCGGGGTATATCCGTTTTCTTTGATCAAATCATCCATCAGCTCGCGCATGTAATATCCGGGGGGATACATAATCAGGGGCTGTTGAAAATATTCGTCAATGGTGATGGATTTTTTGCAGGCAAAGGGGTGATTTGTGTCAACCACGGCCACAACCTCCTCGCGCAAAAACCGCTTGTGGCCGATGCCGTGGGCAATTTTGTACCCGGCAATCACCCCGATGTCAATTTGTCCATGGGCAATCATCCGGTGAATACTGGCGGCCCCGTCGCCATTCACCGCCACGTTTATTCCCGGATAACGCGCCTTAAACCCCATAATAATTTTCGGAAAAAAATGGGCGCTCATCATGGGCGGGATGCCGATTTTAACCTCCCCGCTTTCTAATCCCTTAAGCTCGGCCATCTCTGCTTCTGCCGCTTTGAAATTATCAAGAATCAGGTTGGCGTGGTTCAGCAGGCGCTTTCCCTCCGGGGTTAAGGAGACGGTTTTCTCCTGCCGGTTGAACAACGTCAGGCCGATCTCTTCTTCAAGTTTGCGTATGGCGATGCTGACGGCGGGCTGGGCAATGTGCAGCTGTTCCGAAGCCTTGGTGAAGTTCCGGCACTGGCAGACGGCTTTGAAAATTTGCAGCTGGCGGTCATTCAAGATGCACAAATAAAATAATTATATGGTTAAAATAAAAACAATATATTTTACTTATGATCCTGGGGCAAGTATTTTCCTGTCCAGGCATTAGATAGACAACAACAGCCCCAGGGGAGGTAAAATGGACGAGACAAAATTCATGTATAAAGGCAGCCGCAGATACTATATGGCCAACCTGGCGCTTTTTCTGGCCGGATTTGTCACCTTTGCCAGCCTCTATGACTTTCAGCCGCTGTTTCCCAATCTGGTCCAGGCATACGGTATCACCCCGGCCATGGCCAGTCTTTCGCTTTCCGTTGCCACCTTCTCGTTGGCCTTTACCCTGCCGTTTTCAGGTTCTCTGTCCGATGCGGTGGGACGGCGGCCATTGATCATTATTGCCTCAGTTCTGGCGCCGGTGCTGGCCTTTGTAGCTGCGGTCCACCATGCGTTTTCAGGTATGCTTTTGCTGCGTCTGGGCCAGGGCATCATCCTGGCCGGTGTGCCTGCGGTGGCCATGGCCTATCTGAACGAAGAGACCGAGCCCAAGGCCCTGGGTGCCGCCATGGGGCTTTATATTGCGGGCAACGGCATGGGGGGTATGTCCGGCCGAATTCTGACCGCCTGGTTTACGGATCTGATGGGATGGCGGTGGGCACTGGTAGCCATATCATTGCTTTGTTTTGTGTGTGGTCTGATGGTCTGGGTCTGCCTGCCGGCTTCGCAGAATTTCTCCGGCAAACCCTTTAAGCCCAAGGCGCTGCTGGTCTCCATGGCGGATCATCTAAAAAATCCCGGACTGCGAAGATTGTATCTGATCGCCTTTTGCTGCATGGGGGGTTTTGTCACCCTGTACAATTACGTGACCTTTCGGCTGCTGGGTCGGGATTTTGGCCTGAGCCACACCCAGGTGGGTTTTATTTTTCTGGCCTATGCCTTTGGATCGGTCAGCTCCACGGTGATGGGCAACCTGGTAAATACCTACGGACGGCGGCGGATTCTATGCTCGGCACTTGGGATTATGACCGCAGGACTTGTGCTGACGGTCTGCGCGTCCTTATGGATGGTGATCGCGGGGATTGTGCTCTTTACCATCGGGTTTTTCGGGGCACATTCCGTGGCTTCGGCCTGGGTGGGACGGCTTGCCGCCCATTCCCATGCCCAGGCCTCATCGTTGTATCTGTTTTTCTATTATC
This window contains:
- a CDS encoding DUF1016 N-terminal domain-containing protein translates to MNNTHLTTAEYRDWIKEIKHRVRQAQVKAAVQVNTALLTFYWELGTDIVERQKTAKWGSGFLKRLSADLMVEFPDLKGFSYRNIKYIRSWCLFYSEGIAN
- a CDS encoding PDDEXK nuclease domain-containing protein — translated: MPIEKQAEPPIAGTEKRQQAVAQLVQIPWSHNLIIISKCKEITEALYYVNKTMEHNWSRNVLTHQIESGLYQRGGKAVTNFAKTLPAPQSDLARELIKDPYNFDFLALTEDYNERELEKALTDHITKFLLELGAGFAYVGRQKGIQVGNREFFLDLLFYHTRLHCYVVIELKTGEFEPEYAGKLNFYLKAVDEQIRCERDEPTIGILLCKSRDKVVVEYALSDIHKPMGVSQYQLTRALPDNLKPSLPSIEELEAAFGNSEDDDE
- a CDS encoding restriction endonuclease subunit S, encoding MMNRETATLLEQHFDTAFAAPDGVAKLRELILTLAMQGGLVEQDTNDPPAGELLKELKAEKQKLIKEKNIKKSNPLPTINSEEIPYALPQGWEWVRLGELIELISGQHLTPDKYNENGIGHPYYTGPADFGAMHPHASRWTNIDRAMAIKDDILLTVKGAGVGKTNILSDETAAISRQLMALRVTRINRDYILRFLDTIFYELQALAVGIAIPGISRNDVLLRKVPLPPLPEQHRIVARIDQLMSRCDELEKLHKEREEKRLAVHAAAVRGLLDASDDSAWDFIEQHFSELYTVKENVAELRKAILQLAVMGRLVPQDPNDPPAGELLKEIKAEKQRLIKEKKIKKSKPLPSIKPEEVPFNQPQGWAWVRLGDAMIKITDGTHHSPPNNETGDYLYISAKNIKENGVFLNNVTYVTKEVHNEIFSRCDPEFGNILYIKDGATTGIVTINNLTQPFSMLSSVALLKQPQQMNNYYLLFTLRSPFFYEEMRAGMTGVAITRVTLKKLHDALIPLPPLPEQQRIVTRIDQLMALCDRLEQHIDAATGKQTELLNAVMAQV
- a CDS encoding LysR family transcriptional regulator, yielding MNDRQLQIFKAVCQCRNFTKASEQLHIAQPAVSIAIRKLEEEIGLTLFNRQEKTVSLTPEGKRLLNHANLILDNFKAAEAEMAELKGLESGEVKIGIPPMMSAHFFPKIIMGFKARYPGINVAVNGDGAASIHRMIAHGQIDIGVIAGYKIAHGIGHKRFLREEVVAVVDTNHPFACKKSITIDEYFQQPLIMYPPGYYMRELMDDLIKENGYTPEVVFQTNLFSLVRSLIKKGMGISTFLKMVAAADEDLAAVSFSPPFFLDLDIAWKENRHLSRANQAFIDYLLAYT
- a CDS encoding MFS transporter encodes the protein MDETKFMYKGSRRYYMANLALFLAGFVTFASLYDFQPLFPNLVQAYGITPAMASLSLSVATFSLAFTLPFSGSLSDAVGRRPLIIIASVLAPVLAFVAAVHHAFSGMLLLRLGQGIILAGVPAVAMAYLNEETEPKALGAAMGLYIAGNGMGGMSGRILTAWFTDLMGWRWALVAISLLCFVCGLMVWVCLPASQNFSGKPFKPKALLVSMADHLKNPGLRRLYLIAFCCMGGFVTLYNYVTFRLLGRDFGLSHTQVGFIFLAYAFGSVSSTVMGNLVNTYGRRRILCSALGIMTAGLVLTVCASLWMVIAGIVLFTIGFFGAHSVASAWVGRLAAHSHAQASSLYLFFYYLGSSISGTIGGTIYHEWAWPGVVALILVLLCIAFVICLGIQSVSTRQEPLSPLVP